In Fodinibius saliphilus, a genomic segment contains:
- a CDS encoding rhomboid family intramembrane serine protease, whose translation MYDDSFGNSLKRGYRGLPVAIRTLITLNVAVFVLQVILGIISPAYSNALINAFAFYPDWQTALFQPWRAFTYMFLHGGTFHLVFNMLWLWWMGRAVEESLGPRTFSVIYLGAGIGGALFNIVAAPLLGFNPVIGASGAVYGIMVSFAMLYPTMPIMLILLPPIQARYVVAGLIAIDTLLLGSSDGTARIVHLAGAGVGYLMMKAQHNGTELGKWMLPVEQLWYRLKSIYQQKKSRPQNDHMYSVSDVEIIDETEQSELDEILEKISDKGYDGLTDAEKKKLFELSKKN comes from the coding sequence ATGTATGACGATTCATTTGGAAATTCATTAAAGCGTGGTTACCGTGGTTTGCCTGTGGCAATACGAACGTTAATTACGCTTAATGTAGCGGTATTTGTACTACAGGTAATATTGGGGATTATTAGCCCGGCTTACAGCAATGCCCTGATAAATGCTTTTGCCTTTTATCCGGATTGGCAGACAGCACTGTTTCAGCCATGGCGTGCTTTTACTTATATGTTTTTACACGGAGGGACGTTCCATCTTGTCTTTAACATGCTTTGGTTATGGTGGATGGGGCGAGCCGTTGAAGAATCACTAGGACCACGCACATTTTCTGTAATATACCTTGGGGCAGGTATCGGAGGTGCTCTCTTTAATATAGTTGCTGCTCCTTTATTAGGGTTTAATCCCGTTATTGGTGCTTCTGGTGCTGTTTATGGCATTATGGTATCTTTTGCAATGCTGTATCCTACAATGCCTATTATGTTAATTTTGTTACCCCCCATACAGGCACGCTATGTTGTGGCAGGTTTAATAGCTATTGACACCCTTTTGCTGGGATCTTCTGATGGCACAGCTCGCATTGTCCACCTGGCTGGGGCGGGAGTTGGATATCTGATGATGAAAGCTCAACATAATGGTACCGAACTTGGTAAATGGATGTTACCGGTTGAACAGCTTTGGTACCGTTTGAAAAGTATTTATCAGCAAAAAAAATCGCGCCCCCAAAATGATCATATGTATTCGGTTTCTGATGTCGAGATAATTGATGAGACTGAGCAATCTGAACTGGATGAAATTCTCGAAAAGATTTCTGATAAAGGATATGATGGGCTTACCGATGCGGAAAAGAAAAAACTCTTCGAGCTCAGCAAAAAAAACTAA
- the ispG gene encoding flavodoxin-dependent (E)-4-hydroxy-3-methylbut-2-enyl-diphosphate synthase has protein sequence MSHIKRRDSIQVMVGDVPVGGKAPVVVQSMTNTDTSDIAATVEQIKHLHRSGSEIVRITVNNDAAAEAVPHIKEQLLQDGVNVPIVGDFHYNGHKLLVKYPEAAKALSKFRINPGNTGTKTRDENFCTIVEQAIKYDKPVRIGVNWGSLDQKLLARKMDANNELANPKSSKQVMLDTMVESARRSAELAESVGLASNKIIISCKMSHVQDVVHVYERIAELLDYPLHVGLTEAGMGMKGTVASTAALSVLLQQGIGDTIRVSLTPKPGGDRAEEVRVCQQVLQSLGIRNFVPQVTACPGCGRTNSTYFQELAEEIQDYLREMMPIWRDVYPGVEEMNVAVMGCVVNGPGESRNANIGISLPGTFEEPKAPVYMDGDHHSTLRGDHIGKEFREILDNYVRRNYGKSSEEETETVQQAGE, from the coding sequence ATGTCTCATATTAAACGACGCGATTCAATACAGGTAATGGTAGGAGATGTACCCGTTGGCGGAAAAGCACCTGTTGTGGTACAATCAATGACTAATACTGATACCTCAGATATTGCTGCCACGGTTGAACAGATTAAACATTTACACCGGTCAGGGTCAGAAATCGTACGTATAACTGTTAATAATGATGCTGCTGCAGAAGCGGTGCCACACATAAAAGAGCAGTTGTTGCAAGATGGGGTGAACGTTCCCATTGTAGGAGACTTTCACTATAACGGCCATAAGTTGTTGGTAAAATACCCCGAAGCAGCAAAAGCCTTATCAAAATTTCGTATTAATCCGGGAAATACAGGAACAAAAACACGAGATGAAAATTTTTGTACCATAGTTGAACAGGCGATTAAGTACGATAAACCAGTTCGTATTGGTGTAAACTGGGGTTCTCTGGATCAAAAGTTATTGGCAAGAAAGATGGATGCCAATAATGAGCTCGCAAATCCCAAATCCTCTAAGCAGGTGATGCTCGATACGATGGTGGAAAGTGCCCGCCGATCCGCTGAATTGGCAGAAAGCGTTGGGTTGGCTTCCAACAAGATTATTATCAGTTGTAAAATGTCGCATGTACAAGATGTGGTTCATGTGTACGAGCGCATTGCAGAACTACTGGATTATCCATTGCATGTAGGGCTTACTGAGGCTGGGATGGGCATGAAGGGAACGGTGGCAAGTACAGCAGCTCTTTCCGTGTTGTTGCAGCAGGGAATAGGGGATACTATTCGCGTATCTTTGACTCCTAAACCAGGAGGAGATCGTGCCGAAGAGGTTAGGGTTTGCCAACAAGTGCTACAGTCGCTGGGGATCCGAAATTTCGTTCCGCAGGTTACTGCATGTCCGGGTTGCGGACGAACCAATAGTACCTACTTTCAGGAGCTTGCAGAGGAAATACAGGACTATTTGCGTGAGATGATGCCGATCTGGCGGGATGTTTATCCGGGAGTTGAAGAGATGAATGTGGCAGTAATGGGTTGTGTAGTAAATGGACCCGGTGAATCACGAAATGCCAATATAGGAATTTCACTTCCGGGGACATTTGAAGAACCAAAAGCGCCGGTCTATATGGATGGGGACCATCATTCTACCTTGCGTGGTGATCATATTGGAAAAGAATTTAGAGAGATACTGGATAACTATGTAAGACGAAATTATGGAAAGAGCAGTGAAGAAGAGACTGAAACTGTGCAACAGGCAGGGGAATAA
- a CDS encoding tetratricopeptide repeat protein produces the protein MRKLILSIALLFIVPILLFAQQADSSLIVKADSLYESFNEEKALDSYLKILEQEPEHYEALWRGSFLYSRVGNRLDKKSEKKEYFNKAISLAERALKADSTDSQSNFVMAVAKGRKALISGAKDRVAASRAIKKYADRALKDDENHAGAWHVLGRWHFKVANLSWIERAAANTLFGGIPGDASNEKAAEAIEKAISLNEDYILYYLDLAKVYEEMGREQDAIDKCNVALKKPLLTPDDSKLKNECKDLVEDLR, from the coding sequence ATGAGAAAACTTATACTTTCGATCGCGTTATTATTTATTGTTCCCATTTTATTATTCGCACAACAAGCCGATAGTTCTTTGATTGTTAAGGCTGATTCACTGTATGAATCCTTTAATGAAGAAAAGGCTCTGGATTCTTACCTGAAGATTTTGGAACAAGAGCCTGAACATTATGAAGCTTTGTGGAGAGGTAGTTTCTTATACTCCAGAGTGGGAAACAGATTGGATAAGAAATCGGAAAAAAAAGAATATTTTAACAAAGCAATTTCTTTGGCAGAACGGGCATTGAAAGCAGATTCCACCGACAGTCAATCCAACTTTGTGATGGCCGTTGCTAAAGGCCGTAAAGCTCTTATTTCCGGGGCTAAAGATCGTGTTGCAGCTTCGCGGGCAATAAAGAAATATGCTGATCGGGCACTCAAGGATGATGAAAACCATGCCGGAGCCTGGCATGTCTTGGGACGCTGGCATTTTAAAGTTGCTAATTTAAGCTGGATTGAGCGAGCAGCTGCCAATACCTTATTTGGTGGAATTCCCGGAGATGCTAGTAATGAAAAAGCAGCAGAAGCTATTGAAAAAGCGATCTCTTTAAATGAAGACTACATCCTTTATTACCTTGATTTGGCAAAAGTATATGAAGAGATGGGACGAGAACAAGATGCCATTGATAAATGTAATGTGGCACTCAAAAAACCATTGCTGACTCCGGATGATTCTAAATTAAAAAACGAATGTAAAGACCTTGTAGAAGATCTGCGTTAG
- the pfkA gene encoding 6-phosphofructokinase, translated as MVVDKTDLNRIGVLTSGGDAPGMNAAIRAVIRTCVYYGITPYGIYQGYDGLIKNKFKKMNAGSVKHIIHQGGTILKSARSLDFKTKEGRQKAWENVKKHELDGLVVIGGDGTFNGAMVFGNEHDFPIVGIPGTIDNDIYGTDFTVGFDTAVNTVVDAVDQIRDTATSHNRLFFIEVMGRDAGFIAVYSGIAAGSEEVLIPEKDRGIEQLFESLDRTSQRQKSSRLVLVAEGDKNGSVYDLEDEVKERFGDRYETKVTILGHVQRGGRPSCADRVLASRLGVNAVEALMDGHHNEMVGVRNRKVKFTDFEKATKQNPKMDDELLRIADIISI; from the coding sequence GTGGTTGTTGATAAAACTGATCTTAATAGAATTGGTGTGTTAACATCAGGTGGTGATGCCCCGGGCATGAATGCTGCGATACGGGCCGTGATAAGAACGTGTGTCTATTATGGAATTACCCCTTATGGCATTTACCAGGGGTATGATGGATTGATAAAAAATAAATTCAAAAAAATGAATGCCGGTTCTGTGAAACATATCATCCATCAAGGTGGCACGATACTAAAATCGGCACGAAGCTTGGATTTTAAAACTAAAGAAGGCAGGCAAAAAGCATGGGAGAATGTAAAGAAGCACGAGCTTGATGGGCTTGTAGTTATTGGAGGTGACGGTACTTTTAATGGGGCTATGGTTTTTGGAAATGAACACGATTTCCCGATTGTAGGGATACCTGGTACTATTGATAATGATATCTACGGCACTGATTTCACAGTAGGTTTTGATACGGCCGTAAATACGGTTGTTGATGCTGTAGACCAAATTCGAGACACTGCAACTTCTCATAATCGGTTGTTTTTTATTGAAGTTATGGGACGTGATGCCGGCTTTATTGCGGTTTATTCAGGTATTGCAGCTGGATCAGAAGAGGTGCTTATTCCTGAAAAAGATCGAGGTATAGAACAGCTTTTCGAATCATTAGATCGTACCTCTCAACGTCAAAAAAGTTCACGTCTTGTGCTAGTAGCCGAAGGGGATAAAAATGGAAGTGTCTATGATCTCGAGGATGAAGTAAAAGAACGATTTGGTGATCGTTATGAGACAAAAGTGACTATCTTGGGCCATGTGCAACGGGGCGGTCGGCCTAGTTGTGCTGACCGTGTTTTGGCCAGCAGATTGGGAGTTAATGCCGTTGAGGCCCTTATGGATGGACATCATAATGAAATGGTAGGGGTAAGGAACCGGAAAGTGAAGTTCACGGATTTTGAGAAAGCTACAAAGCAGAATCCGAAGATGGACGATGAGCTGCTACGTATTGCTGATATCATATCTATTTAA
- a CDS encoding glycoside hydrolase family 13 protein: MLEQQDKEYTTPEWAKHVIWYQIFPERFCNGDPSNDPTRERLGMPEGWEISPWTGDWYEQALWEKEYSNTFRKSVYKRRYGGDLQGILDKLDYLEELGIGGIYLNPVFDAVSLHKYDASCYHHVDRFFGPDPEGDAQIMKAEDPSDSSTWQWTSADKLLLKLIKEVHKRGMKIILDGVFNHTGTDFWAFRDILEHQEHSQFKDWYAIQSFKDPSEPNSEFLYDSWWGVKSLPALKEEGKTLAAPVREHIFEITRRWMDPDGDGDPSDGIDGWRLDVPEEIGKDFWKEWNELVESINPEAFTVGEIWTKKSKDWVGKDLFKSSMNYPFTNAVIEYLVNESVKASEFLKELRALRRQFPHEAQFVLQNLMDSHDTPRLASMIVNSDLEFGEETKPNEGFKVRKPTVEERRLQRLIALFQYTYVGAPMIYYGTEAGMWGADDPDDRKPMVWPEYEYDPEQKHPLGEDRPVDENSFDSQLFKWYKKLGAIRNTRLSLRIGGFQELAVDNAQNVFCYARILNQNMFCIVVINRSEKTQKVSIPLSNFDIPADKHFENLVTDTRIRINGEEATLTLSPVTGAILAPEKQDNANRS, translated from the coding sequence TTGTTAGAACAGCAGGATAAAGAATACACTACGCCCGAGTGGGCCAAACATGTTATTTGGTATCAAATATTTCCAGAACGTTTTTGCAATGGAGATCCCTCTAATGACCCTACTCGTGAGCGGCTGGGAATGCCGGAAGGATGGGAAATTTCTCCCTGGACAGGTGATTGGTATGAACAGGCTCTTTGGGAAAAAGAATACAGCAATACGTTTCGAAAAAGTGTTTATAAACGACGTTATGGCGGCGACTTACAAGGCATTTTAGATAAGCTGGATTATCTGGAAGAGTTGGGAATAGGAGGGATATATCTTAATCCCGTTTTTGATGCGGTATCTCTGCATAAGTATGATGCCAGTTGTTATCACCATGTAGATCGATTTTTTGGACCCGACCCTGAGGGAGATGCCCAAATTATGAAAGCAGAAGACCCCAGCGATTCGTCTACCTGGCAATGGACATCTGCCGATAAGTTGCTTCTTAAGTTGATTAAGGAAGTCCATAAGCGTGGTATGAAAATTATTCTAGATGGCGTTTTTAACCATACTGGAACTGATTTCTGGGCTTTCCGGGATATTTTAGAACATCAGGAGCATTCACAGTTTAAAGACTGGTATGCTATACAGTCTTTTAAAGACCCCTCAGAACCCAATAGTGAATTTTTATATGACAGCTGGTGGGGGGTTAAAAGTCTGCCGGCTCTCAAAGAAGAGGGAAAGACATTGGCAGCACCGGTTAGAGAACATATTTTTGAAATTACCAGGCGTTGGATGGATCCGGACGGGGATGGAGATCCGTCAGATGGTATTGACGGCTGGCGTTTAGATGTGCCTGAAGAGATAGGGAAGGATTTTTGGAAAGAGTGGAATGAGCTTGTTGAGTCTATTAACCCTGAAGCATTTACGGTAGGGGAAATTTGGACCAAGAAATCTAAAGATTGGGTGGGTAAAGATCTGTTCAAGTCATCGATGAACTATCCATTTACTAATGCTGTCATAGAATATCTGGTAAATGAATCGGTGAAAGCATCAGAGTTCTTAAAAGAATTACGTGCACTTCGGCGTCAATTTCCGCATGAGGCCCAATTTGTTTTACAAAACTTGATGGATAGCCATGATACCCCTCGGCTGGCTTCCATGATTGTAAATTCTGATCTGGAATTTGGTGAAGAAACCAAGCCTAACGAAGGATTCAAGGTACGGAAACCGACTGTTGAGGAGCGTAGACTGCAACGCCTTATTGCCCTGTTTCAATATACTTACGTTGGGGCACCGATGATCTATTATGGCACAGAGGCCGGAATGTGGGGTGCCGATGATCCCGATGACCGAAAACCGATGGTTTGGCCAGAGTATGAGTATGATCCCGAACAAAAACATCCATTGGGGGAAGATCGTCCGGTAGATGAAAATAGCTTTGACAGCCAGCTTTTCAAGTGGTACAAAAAGCTCGGGGCCATAAGAAATACTCGCCTTTCGCTTAGGATAGGGGGATTTCAAGAACTAGCCGTTGATAATGCACAAAATGTATTTTGTTATGCACGTATCTTGAATCAGAACATGTTCTGTATCGTGGTTATTAATAGATCAGAAAAGACACAAAAGGTATCAATTCCGCTCTCAAATTTTGATATTCCAGCAGATAAACATTTTGAAAATTTAGTAACCGATACACGCATCAGAATAAATGGGGAAGAGGCAACTCTAACTCTTTCTCCTGTAACCGGTGCAATTTTAGCACCTGAGAAACAAGATAATGCAAATAGATCCTAA
- a CDS encoding TlpA family protein disulfide reductase translates to MQIDPKYFNTFLVIVALVAASLITFFTLQNRSNEKSAFKERIASNDSLQTVYWQQVQKSDSIRIADFKGNFVVLNFWANWSDATIESQQELATLKSQYNDTLQVIAAAVGLQKKEALDFIAEHKFPFHFVAGSRQFSDLSVPGLPAQLIFNPEGKLQTVFLGYQNESQYDSLRSLLSNGYK, encoded by the coding sequence ATGCAAATAGATCCTAAATATTTTAACACTTTTTTAGTGATTGTTGCTCTCGTGGCGGCATCATTAATTACATTTTTCACCTTGCAAAATCGTAGTAATGAAAAAAGTGCATTTAAAGAACGTATAGCTTCTAACGATTCGTTACAGACGGTCTATTGGCAACAGGTTCAAAAGTCGGACAGTATTAGGATAGCAGACTTTAAGGGGAATTTTGTTGTGCTGAACTTTTGGGCCAACTGGTCTGATGCTACAATAGAATCACAGCAAGAGTTGGCAACATTGAAATCGCAATATAACGATACGCTACAAGTCATTGCAGCAGCGGTAGGTCTTCAAAAAAAGGAAGCCTTGGATTTTATTGCAGAACATAAATTTCCTTTTCATTTTGTTGCTGGTTCCCGTCAGTTTTCAGACCTGTCGGTTCCAGGGTTACCGGCACAGTTAATTTTCAACCCTGAGGGCAAGTTGCAGACTGTTTTTTTGGGGTACCAGAATGAAAGTCAATACGATAGTTTACGTTCACTTTTAAGCAATGGCTACAAATAA
- a CDS encoding aminotransferase class IV has translation MATNKEWICFDGVLSDTETAVAPVKSRGLMYGEGVFDTLRVYSGRTLFFSDHYKRTVKGLQSLGITIPDYLSKEYLKQAITKLLSKKDLLHSDAVVRLQFWREGERGYRTTEAGRLHFSVMASKCKEVYPHPHLVTVDCRRTPSQSMPSEFKYTNGINYILAAKEAKQQKGSDALMLTLDRDISETTIANIFWRKNKQVYTPSTECDLFPGITRSIVMEVIDNHSSLSLRRGSFGLNHIKQADTVWICNSVRELLAVKALDEKTYITDDTMFNEIKHAFETYRDQHLEPL, from the coding sequence ATGGCTACAAATAAAGAATGGATATGCTTTGACGGGGTCCTAAGTGATACAGAGACCGCGGTAGCGCCTGTCAAATCTCGTGGTTTAATGTATGGCGAAGGGGTTTTTGATACTCTTCGTGTTTATTCAGGGCGAACACTTTTCTTTAGTGATCACTATAAAAGAACGGTAAAAGGGCTTCAGTCACTGGGTATTACCATACCAGATTATTTATCAAAAGAATATCTCAAACAGGCTATAACGAAGCTATTATCGAAAAAAGATCTGCTTCATTCTGATGCTGTAGTTCGACTGCAGTTTTGGCGAGAAGGAGAACGCGGTTACCGTACAACTGAAGCCGGTCGCCTGCATTTTTCAGTTATGGCCTCGAAGTGTAAAGAAGTATATCCCCATCCTCACCTTGTTACTGTGGATTGTAGACGCACTCCAAGTCAATCAATGCCATCAGAATTTAAGTATACCAATGGTATCAACTATATTCTTGCTGCAAAAGAAGCCAAGCAGCAGAAAGGTAGTGATGCCCTAATGCTGACGTTGGATCGAGATATATCTGAGACCACCATTGCCAATATCTTTTGGCGAAAAAATAAGCAGGTCTATACTCCTTCAACAGAATGTGACCTGTTTCCCGGAATTACTCGCAGTATTGTGATGGAAGTAATTGATAACCATTCATCTTTGAGTTTACGCCGTGGTAGTTTTGGTCTTAATCATATTAAGCAAGCTGATACTGTATGGATATGTAATTCTGTGCGTGAATTATTAGCGGTTAAAGCTCTAGATGAAAAGACGTATATTACAGATGACACAATGTTTAATGAGATAAAACATGCATTTGAAACCTATCGCGACCAGCATTTAGAACCTTTGTAA
- the pabB gene encoding aminodeoxychorismate synthase component I has translation MMASLHELTQYLSEQGPLLLLESQSPKHPWGRSSYIAGKPKAIIKARDRNISVEGEGKSIFNENPWKALQEFRENHSDWLFGYLGYDLKNHTEELYSANNDPVRAPDLFFMVPEVLVKYHHATGHFEMIKGELPSDMQLRSDNNKPGSLFNFINLRPQLNSADYILKIKEAQHRIAEGDFYEINLSHQLKADFKGSAFALYQQMKRVGPVPFGSYLDFEDIKVCCQSPERFIRKERNTVFSQPIKGTSQRGENDQEDEQLKRALIESPKEQAENLMIVDLVRNDLSKIARHGTVEVPKLFEIESFDTVHQMVSTVTAEVAVDDPVAILKACFPMGSMTGAPKISAMEAIEELEEYRRGIYSGAVGYIRPNGDFDFNVVIRTAIIKDDKLYYAAGGAITADSNPQREWEETLIKTRALQRTIAEEPIKG, from the coding sequence ATGATGGCATCACTTCACGAGCTTACACAATACTTGTCTGAACAGGGGCCATTACTGCTGCTCGAATCCCAATCTCCAAAACATCCATGGGGAAGATCTTCGTATATAGCTGGCAAACCTAAAGCGATAATAAAAGCCAGAGATCGAAATATATCTGTTGAGGGGGAAGGGAAGTCTATCTTCAATGAAAACCCATGGAAAGCATTGCAAGAGTTTCGAGAGAATCATTCTGATTGGTTATTTGGTTACTTGGGATATGATTTAAAGAATCATACTGAAGAACTTTACTCGGCTAACAATGATCCTGTTAGAGCTCCTGACCTTTTTTTTATGGTCCCTGAAGTGCTCGTTAAATACCATCATGCAACGGGACATTTTGAAATGATAAAAGGGGAGTTGCCATCTGATATGCAGTTGAGGAGCGATAATAATAAACCTGGTTCCTTATTTAATTTTATAAATCTGCGTCCTCAATTGAACAGCGCTGATTATATTTTAAAAATTAAGGAGGCGCAGCACCGAATTGCGGAAGGTGACTTTTACGAAATAAATCTTTCCCACCAACTTAAGGCCGACTTCAAAGGTAGTGCTTTTGCATTATATCAACAGATGAAAAGAGTTGGACCGGTACCTTTTGGGAGCTACTTGGATTTCGAAGATATTAAAGTATGCTGCCAATCCCCCGAGCGGTTTATTCGTAAAGAGAGGAATACCGTTTTTTCTCAACCCATTAAAGGGACATCGCAACGAGGAGAGAATGACCAGGAAGATGAGCAGCTTAAGCGGGCATTGATCGAATCCCCAAAAGAACAGGCCGAAAACCTGATGATCGTAGATCTAGTGCGTAATGATTTGAGTAAAATTGCACGTCATGGTACCGTAGAAGTGCCCAAGCTTTTTGAGATCGAATCGTTTGATACTGTACACCAAATGGTGTCAACGGTAACAGCAGAGGTTGCAGTTGATGATCCGGTAGCCATACTTAAAGCATGTTTTCCCATGGGGTCTATGACCGGAGCCCCAAAGATTAGTGCTATGGAAGCGATTGAGGAGTTAGAAGAATATCGTCGGGGAATCTATTCTGGGGCAGTAGGTTATATACGTCCCAATGGTGATTTCGATTTTAATGTAGTGATCAGAACAGCGATCATTAAAGATGACAAACTATATTATGCCGCAGGTGGAGCAATAACTGCAGATTCAAATCCCCAAAGGGAATGGGAAGAAACATTGATTAAGACTCGAGCATTGCAACGGACGATAGCAGAAGAGCCCATAAAAGGCTAA
- a CDS encoding LacI family DNA-binding transcriptional regulator: MAGSTIYDIAKKAGVSIATVSRVMNKSEGIADKTRKKVLKVADDLGYHPQAYAQGLARKKKNIIMVVVPVLSNYFFMEVLSGIQDEISNYDYDLNIFNIQNEGNNMFEQVENILKRQWADGYLFISTHLRDHQLKKLESYDVPLTLVDEDYSGIDSVSVDNQKGIQQAMQYFLEQGLRRIAMISALKSSKPGEERIEGYKKELREAGISIDEDLIVAGDSMYRDGFSEQNGYEAMIKLLDLDNPPEACFCSSDIQAVGAIKAMKERGVHIPIIGYDDITISNYIGLSTIRQPMHDMGAFATKNLVERMQNRKEGPIQKIYSPELILRSSTEINN; the protein is encoded by the coding sequence TTGGCCGGAAGTACAATTTACGATATCGCAAAAAAAGCAGGGGTAAGTATTGCTACTGTCTCTCGTGTCATGAATAAGAGCGAGGGTATTGCTGATAAGACCCGAAAAAAAGTATTAAAAGTAGCTGACGATCTTGGATACCACCCGCAAGCCTATGCCCAGGGATTAGCTCGCAAGAAAAAGAATATTATTATGGTGGTAGTGCCGGTATTATCCAACTATTTCTTCATGGAGGTACTTTCAGGTATTCAGGATGAAATATCTAATTATGATTATGATCTGAATATTTTCAATATCCAGAACGAAGGTAATAACATGTTTGAACAGGTAGAGAATATTCTTAAACGGCAGTGGGCTGATGGATACCTGTTTATTTCCACACACCTTCGGGATCACCAGCTAAAGAAACTGGAAAGTTATGATGTACCTCTGACTCTTGTTGATGAAGATTATTCAGGTATAGATTCTGTAAGTGTAGATAATCAAAAGGGTATTCAACAGGCAATGCAATATTTTCTGGAGCAGGGCTTACGTCGTATTGCTATGATCAGTGCTTTGAAATCATCAAAGCCGGGTGAAGAACGTATTGAAGGGTATAAGAAGGAGCTGCGCGAGGCAGGAATATCAATTGATGAAGATTTAATTGTAGCAGGGGACTCGATGTATCGGGATGGGTTTTCTGAACAAAATGGATATGAAGCGATGATTAAGCTTCTAGACCTGGATAATCCACCGGAGGCTTGTTTTTGTTCTTCAGACATACAGGCTGTGGGAGCTATTAAAGCGATGAAGGAGCGAGGTGTCCATATTCCAATTATCGGTTATGATGATATTACCATCTCCAATTACATTGGACTTTCCACAATCCGACAGCCGATGCATGATATGGGGGCATTCGCTACTAAAAACTTGGTTGAGCGTATGCAGAATCGTAAGGAGGGACCTATCCAAAAAATATACTCTCCTGAACTTATTTTGCGTTCATCTACTGAAATAAACAATTAA
- the pgmB gene encoding beta-phosphoglucomutase, with product MHIPKTWIFDLDGVIVETAQFHFKSWKRLADSLDIPFEESHNEALKGVSRAKSLQIILDLDERQVSEKEFQHLMDKKNGWYQNYIAELSPDDILDGIPAFLNKLKEMGAKLVIGSSSKNAQYILDYLQLTETFDAIIDGTKVKKTKPNPEVFLKGARAVGSESEECIVFEDAESGVEAAKRANMVCVGVGGEEVLGEADLVVDSFVDMSPKDLLEKLN from the coding sequence ATGCACATACCCAAAACCTGGATATTTGATTTAGATGGTGTAATTGTAGAAACTGCACAATTTCATTTTAAATCCTGGAAACGATTGGCAGACTCTTTGGATATTCCGTTTGAAGAATCGCATAATGAGGCACTCAAAGGAGTTAGCAGGGCAAAATCACTGCAGATTATTTTAGATCTGGATGAAAGACAGGTTTCTGAGAAAGAGTTCCAGCATTTGATGGATAAAAAGAATGGCTGGTATCAAAATTATATTGCAGAGCTTAGTCCTGATGATATACTCGATGGGATACCTGCTTTTCTGAATAAATTAAAAGAGATGGGGGCAAAACTTGTTATAGGTTCTTCCAGTAAAAATGCGCAATATATACTCGATTATTTGCAGTTAACTGAAACCTTTGATGCAATAATTGATGGAACAAAGGTGAAAAAGACCAAGCCTAATCCGGAAGTTTTTTTAAAAGGAGCCCGCGCAGTAGGTTCGGAATCCGAAGAATGCATTGTTTTTGAGGATGCTGAATCGGGGGTAGAAGCTGCTAAAAGAGCCAATATGGTATGTGTGGGAGTAGGGGGTGAAGAAGTACTAGGTGAGGCGGATCTTGTTGTTGATTCTTTTGTGGATATGTCGCCCAAAGATCTATTAGAGAAATTGAACTAA